One Chitinophagales bacterium genomic window carries:
- a CDS encoding Arc family DNA binding domain-containing protein: MADKKAFVLRINPGTLKELEKWANDEFRSLNGHIEYLLQKALTESGRAKIKISKKS, translated from the coding sequence ATGGCTGATAAAAAAGCATTTGTCCTGCGCATCAATCCGGGTACCTTAAAAGAACTGGAAAAATGGGCAAATGATGAATTCAGAAGTTTAAATGGCCATATCGAATATTTGTTACAGAAAGCATTGACAGAAAGTGGCAGGGCAAAAATTAAAATTTCAAAGAAGTCCTGA